The Endozoicomonas montiporae CL-33 genome contains a region encoding:
- a CDS encoding DUF4124 domain-containing protein, with product MKINTLPLLLLLMIQPFNASGQIYKTVDEHGNTVFTDKPPASRPSEPVILKPATSLPAPDRSTYNTTPSPPTPVEPEIATYSAFYIGSPANNSTVRNNGDFTIKISIRPSLARGHKVRFFIDGKLVSGPQRLLSHNVKNMDRGTHQLKAEVLDNSGKVIQKTESTVHVQRTIFRPPAS from the coding sequence ATGAAAATAAATACTCTGCCACTGCTTCTGCTATTGATGATTCAACCCTTCAACGCCAGTGGGCAAATCTATAAAACCGTTGATGAACATGGCAATACCGTGTTTACCGACAAGCCGCCAGCTTCACGCCCCAGTGAACCTGTGATACTAAAACCCGCAACAAGCCTGCCTGCACCAGATCGTTCAACGTACAACACCACACCTTCACCCCCAACGCCGGTAGAGCCTGAAATAGCGACTTACAGCGCTTTTTACATTGGCAGCCCAGCTAATAATTCAACGGTTCGGAATAATGGCGACTTCACCATAAAAATATCGATTCGACCCAGTTTGGCCAGAGGACATAAAGTGCGCTTTTTTATTGATGGTAAGCTGGTTTCAGGTCCCCAACGATTACTGAGCCATAACGTCAAAAATATGGATCGGGGAACCCATCAGCTTAAAGCAGAGGTTCTGGATAATTCCGGCAAAGTGATTCAGAAAACTGAAAGTACTGTGCATGTGCAGCGTACCATATTCAGACCTCCCGCTTCCTGA
- the glnL gene encoding nitrogen regulation protein NR(II) has translation MIEQFVLDNLNTAVIALDQDLRISYLNHAAENLLDISERRSHSQPVETLLSQASLEKDLKRAQSQQQQFTRRKASININNELVTVDYTVTPVDYSGISVLLEVHPRDRLQRITREASLIAKQETAKILARGMAHEVKNPLGGIRGAAQLLERQLEDSDQKEFTKIIIEEVDRLRDLVDQMLGPIKPPSLKELNIHEVTERVVQLIEAETGGAIQFVRDYDPSIPEIPADRERLIQAILNLVRNAMQAIQQHMPLSDGQIVIQTRVIRQFTIANERCRLVCNISIIDNGPGIPDDLIENIFYPMISGRAEGTGLGLPMAQSIISQHKGLIECESRPGRTCFHVYIPIAQ, from the coding sequence GTGATCGAACAATTTGTACTTGACAACCTCAATACCGCTGTTATCGCACTTGATCAGGACTTACGGATCAGCTACCTCAATCACGCTGCCGAAAACCTGCTGGATATCAGTGAACGACGCAGTCACAGCCAACCCGTTGAAACACTGCTGTCTCAGGCAAGCCTTGAAAAAGATCTGAAGCGGGCACAGTCGCAACAACAGCAGTTCACCCGCCGCAAGGCCAGCATTAATATCAACAACGAACTTGTGACGGTTGATTACACCGTCACCCCTGTTGACTATTCAGGCATCAGTGTTCTGCTGGAAGTACATCCAAGGGATCGGTTACAAAGGATTACCCGGGAAGCCTCTTTGATTGCCAAACAAGAAACCGCCAAAATTCTTGCCCGGGGCATGGCACATGAAGTGAAGAACCCTCTTGGGGGTATTCGAGGTGCTGCACAGTTACTGGAAAGGCAACTTGAAGACAGTGATCAGAAAGAGTTCACCAAAATCATCATCGAAGAAGTTGACCGGCTTCGCGATCTGGTGGATCAAATGCTGGGGCCAATTAAACCCCCCAGCCTTAAAGAGCTGAATATTCACGAAGTCACCGAACGTGTGGTTCAACTGATCGAAGCAGAAACCGGCGGTGCCATCCAGTTTGTTCGGGACTACGACCCCAGTATTCCGGAAATACCTGCCGACCGGGAGCGGCTCATTCAAGCCATTCTGAATCTGGTTCGTAATGCCATGCAGGCTATTCAGCAACACATGCCATTAAGTGACGGACAGATTGTTATTCAAACCCGGGTGATCCGACAGTTCACTATTGCCAACGAACGTTGCCGACTGGTGTGCAATATCAGCATTATCGATAACGGCCCCGGCATTCCCGACGACCTGATCGAAAACATTTTCTACCCGATGATCAGTGGCCGCGCCGAAGGCACGGGGCTGGGGCTGCCTATGGCACAGTCGATTATCAGCCAGCACAAAGGGCTCATTGAGTGTGAAAGCAGACCGGGCCGAACCTGTTTCCATGTTTATATACCCATTGCTCAGTAA
- the glnG gene encoding nitrogen regulation protein NR(I): MTTDSQVWIIDDDRSIRWVLEKSLQGEGLNVESFDCADKAIEALGTNKPEAIISDVRMPGTNGLAFLKQVQESYPELPVIIMTAHSDLDSAVASYQSGAFEYLPKPFDIDDAISLTKRALEHSRQQTQEVSIEPVDTSTEIIGEAAAMQEVFRAIGRLSHSNITVLINGESGTGKELVARALHRHSPRAANPFIALNMAAIPRDLIESELFGHEKGAFTGAGAMRKGRFEQAGNGTLFLDEIGDMPADTQTRLLRVLADGEFYRVGGHTPVKADVRIIAATHQDLERLVEEGKFREDLFHRLNVIRVHLPKLSERSEDIPALARHFLDQAAKELNVETKILTPETESYFALLPWPGNVRQLENTCRWLTVMASGREVLISDLPPELMDRKLLDNKLLDQDQLPQTVQSDSWEQLLKQWVEKELAIGHSNILEKAVPSFERILIESALQHTGGRKRDASELLGWGRNTLTRKIKELGIVDKAISD; the protein is encoded by the coding sequence ATGACTACCGATTCACAAGTCTGGATTATTGATGATGACCGATCGATTCGCTGGGTGCTGGAAAAATCCCTGCAAGGCGAAGGGCTTAATGTAGAGTCTTTTGACTGTGCGGATAAAGCTATAGAGGCACTGGGCACAAACAAACCGGAAGCCATCATCAGCGATGTCCGCATGCCGGGCACCAATGGTCTGGCCTTTCTCAAGCAGGTACAGGAAAGCTATCCCGAGCTGCCCGTTATCATTATGACCGCCCACTCGGATCTGGACAGTGCAGTAGCCTCTTACCAGAGCGGTGCTTTTGAGTACTTACCCAAGCCTTTTGATATTGACGATGCCATTTCCCTGACCAAACGGGCACTGGAACACAGTCGCCAGCAGACGCAGGAAGTCAGTATTGAGCCTGTAGACACGTCCACCGAAATCATTGGTGAAGCTGCCGCCATGCAGGAAGTGTTTCGCGCTATCGGGCGTTTATCCCATTCCAATATCACCGTGCTGATCAACGGTGAATCCGGCACAGGTAAAGAGCTGGTTGCCCGGGCACTGCACAGACACAGCCCAAGAGCGGCCAATCCGTTTATTGCACTGAACATGGCAGCCATACCGAGAGACCTGATTGAATCAGAGCTTTTTGGCCATGAAAAAGGTGCCTTTACCGGAGCCGGAGCCATGCGTAAAGGTCGCTTTGAACAGGCGGGTAACGGCACGCTCTTTTTGGATGAGATTGGCGATATGCCAGCCGATACACAAACCCGGCTGCTCAGGGTTCTGGCCGATGGCGAATTTTACAGAGTGGGTGGTCACACACCTGTAAAAGCCGATGTAAGGATCATTGCGGCTACACATCAGGATCTTGAACGACTGGTTGAAGAAGGTAAGTTTCGGGAAGATTTATTCCACCGTCTAAACGTTATTCGGGTTCATTTGCCCAAGCTCAGTGAACGCTCTGAAGATATTCCAGCGCTGGCACGACACTTTCTTGATCAGGCGGCTAAAGAGTTAAACGTTGAAACCAAAATTCTCACGCCCGAAACCGAAAGCTACTTCGCCCTGCTGCCCTGGCCCGGCAATGTCCGGCAGCTGGAAAATACCTGCCGCTGGCTGACGGTGATGGCTTCAGGCAGAGAAGTGCTGATATCTGATCTACCACCGGAGCTTATGGATAGAAAGCTGCTGGATAATAAACTGTTGGATCAGGACCAACTTCCACAGACGGTACAATCCGACAGCTGGGAGCAGCTGTTGAAGCAATGGGTAGAGAAGGAGCTAGCCATTGGCCACTCAAATATTCTTGAAAAAGCGGTTCCGTCCTTTGAGCGCATTCTGATTGAATCAGCACTGCAGCACACCGGCGGGCGTAAGCGGGATGCCTCTGAACTACTGGGCTGGGGGCGCAATACTCTCACCCGGAAGATAAAAGAGCTGGGGATTGTTGACAAAGCCATTTCTGACTAA
- a CDS encoding molecular chaperone, protein MEVRRKTGFLALALATFMTVPFASANMLLDRMIVYFEPGNQPRQDIRVTNVSEDNLFLQTEIYKVVNPGAENEERIRIINPDEMKLLATPQKSIVAPRGRRTVRLVNLETPKETEEVYRITFRPVTGDVEANQNAIQLLIAYQALIFVRPENPVYEVTAKREGNKVTFTNKGNSNVILRNGEQCTVTEKNGDCVEITAGGRIYAGQSLTLDLPGKGKLVRFGMFDGTREQRQEFSL, encoded by the coding sequence GTGGAAGTAAGAAGAAAAACAGGGTTTCTGGCACTCGCGCTTGCGACCTTCATGACCGTACCCTTTGCCAGTGCCAATATGCTTCTGGATCGAATGATTGTCTATTTTGAGCCTGGCAATCAGCCAAGACAGGATATACGGGTAACCAATGTCAGCGAAGACAATCTGTTTTTGCAGACAGAAATCTACAAGGTCGTTAACCCCGGCGCAGAAAATGAAGAGCGTATTCGAATCATCAACCCTGATGAAATGAAACTGCTGGCCACCCCGCAGAAGTCCATTGTTGCCCCGCGGGGACGAAGAACGGTTCGTCTGGTGAACCTCGAAACACCGAAAGAGACTGAAGAAGTCTATCGAATTACGTTCCGACCTGTGACCGGCGATGTGGAAGCAAACCAGAATGCAATCCAGTTGTTGATCGCCTATCAGGCGCTGATTTTTGTCCGGCCTGAAAATCCGGTTTACGAAGTCACAGCAAAGCGTGAAGGCAATAAAGTGACATTCACCAACAAGGGCAACAGCAACGTTATTCTCCGCAATGGCGAGCAATGCACGGTCACTGAAAAGAACGGAGATTGCGTCGAGATTACCGCCGGTGGCCGGATTTATGCCGGACAGAGTTTGACTCTTGATTTACCCGGTAAAGGTAAACTGGTTCGTTTTGGTATGTTTGACGGGACTCGTGAACAGCGGCAGGAATTCAGCCTGTAG
- a CDS encoding CS1-pili formation C-terminal domain-containing protein, which translates to MNKKNKAFQFFTLIAAFANIAVAQKPLILSQTSVPAGFEDLLAPQQSMVDVYFGGRFVTTMSAVFTTKSIEFEDPEKLVRQIPAVLDAFPVIQALEGELDSHTEAVCYGRQEQGCGIIEPEVAEVIFDADNFKADLFIHPSLLTVQALDKSRFLPGSEAGAAVIQNLSANISGNLNDGNSQDNYTVFGSSFMSFEENSLQANWDFSRDQDVSVNTLLFERDYEGRLWQAGLVNTTGFGLNFSASRRLWGARLASSFNTRTDRSFTQGTPLEVFMPVQGRYEVIYEERLVSSGLIEAGNQQLDTTNFPSGAYDLTIRLLDDSGNLVRTETRFFAKQTRLAPIGEKEYFVEGGRLSQSSAEKILPELTDDVLVRGGINMRLADTLSGSFALAGTEGQSLGEASFFKIGRNYELAPSFMASSDGDFGGKLDARYRYGLFNISGSYLQLWRDEVKPSTGFDLLGNEFRQSSVSLNYPILGGNGSYRYSESESKSLDGSQSNRQTRQSVGYSRTLYRDGLYSVSMRFDTSWTDEGQVSGLISFDLSRSKGSWTYRANPQARYDKDINGDTDQSERLQVSATYNDKDTFAGNFRSTIRAEKAPGRVSAGLSSRYASTWGTANLNLNHAETDTTTSTAYSASLSTSFMANSNVFAFGGESQSRSAVVVTVDGASLGDQFDVYIDNQRRGYALGGKPSIVHLSPFRTYKVGIRPAGNSIFSFDEKEYEVTLYPGNVIDLEYTVNSVRVLYGRVRTIDGDWLANASVQGGLGLAVSDEFGMFQAEVTNDSDSLIFVKGGKQCLVELDIEESEDDFINLGQVVCRYSDVHNQVNASNNKLSG; encoded by the coding sequence ATGAATAAAAAGAATAAAGCTTTTCAGTTTTTTACCTTGATAGCGGCTTTTGCTAACATCGCTGTGGCTCAGAAGCCTCTGATCCTTTCCCAAACTTCCGTCCCCGCAGGCTTCGAAGACCTTCTCGCCCCCCAGCAAAGCATGGTCGACGTCTACTTCGGCGGTCGCTTTGTCACCACCATGTCCGCAGTCTTCACAACCAAGTCTATTGAATTTGAAGACCCCGAAAAACTGGTTCGGCAAATCCCTGCCGTTCTGGACGCGTTTCCGGTGATTCAGGCCCTGGAAGGTGAGCTGGACAGCCATACCGAGGCCGTCTGCTACGGCAGGCAGGAGCAGGGTTGCGGTATTATCGAGCCGGAGGTGGCAGAGGTTATTTTTGATGCGGATAACTTTAAAGCCGACCTGTTTATACACCCCAGCCTGCTGACGGTTCAGGCACTGGATAAAAGCCGTTTTCTCCCGGGCTCTGAAGCGGGTGCTGCTGTTATCCAAAACCTGTCGGCTAATATCTCCGGCAACTTAAACGATGGTAACTCACAGGACAACTACACCGTGTTTGGCAGTAGTTTTATGTCGTTTGAGGAAAACAGTCTTCAGGCAAACTGGGATTTTTCAAGAGATCAGGATGTCAGCGTTAACACCCTGTTGTTTGAGCGGGATTATGAAGGCCGTTTGTGGCAGGCAGGACTGGTGAATACGACCGGTTTCGGTCTTAATTTCAGTGCCAGTCGCAGGCTCTGGGGAGCCCGGCTGGCCAGTTCATTTAACACCCGTACAGACCGATCGTTTACCCAAGGCACGCCATTAGAAGTTTTCATGCCTGTGCAGGGTCGCTATGAGGTGATCTATGAGGAAAGGCTGGTTAGCAGTGGTCTTATCGAGGCAGGCAACCAGCAGCTGGATACCACGAACTTTCCCAGTGGTGCCTACGATTTAACCATTCGCTTACTGGATGATTCAGGCAACCTGGTTCGAACTGAAACGCGCTTCTTTGCCAAACAAACAAGGCTCGCTCCGATAGGAGAGAAAGAGTATTTTGTTGAAGGTGGTCGTTTATCGCAATCTTCCGCTGAGAAAATACTGCCTGAACTGACCGATGATGTATTGGTTCGCGGCGGCATTAACATGCGTCTTGCTGATACATTGTCAGGGTCGTTTGCTTTGGCAGGTACCGAGGGGCAAAGCCTTGGAGAGGCATCATTCTTTAAAATTGGGCGTAATTATGAGTTAGCTCCTTCTTTTATGGCATCAAGTGATGGCGACTTTGGTGGCAAGCTGGATGCGCGCTATCGTTACGGGCTTTTCAATATCAGTGGCAGTTATTTGCAACTGTGGAGAGATGAGGTTAAGCCTTCAACCGGGTTTGATCTTTTAGGTAATGAGTTTCGTCAAAGTAGTGTGTCGTTGAACTACCCGATTTTGGGTGGCAATGGCAGTTATCGTTACAGTGAAAGTGAGAGCAAGTCTCTTGATGGCAGTCAGAGCAACAGACAGACAAGGCAAAGTGTCGGATACAGTAGAACGCTGTATCGTGATGGTCTTTATTCTGTTTCAATGCGGTTTGATACTTCCTGGACGGATGAAGGCCAGGTCAGCGGTTTGATTTCATTTGACTTGAGTCGTTCAAAAGGTAGCTGGACTTACCGGGCAAACCCGCAAGCTCGCTATGATAAAGATATTAACGGTGATACTGACCAGTCTGAAAGACTTCAGGTCTCGGCCACCTATAACGATAAGGACACTTTTGCGGGTAATTTTCGCAGTACTATTCGGGCTGAGAAAGCCCCTGGAAGGGTTTCTGCGGGACTATCCAGCCGATACGCCTCGACCTGGGGCACTGCCAACCTGAACCTCAACCATGCCGAAACGGATACGACGACCAGCACTGCGTATTCTGCCAGTCTGAGCACCAGCTTTATGGCAAACAGTAATGTATTTGCCTTTGGCGGCGAATCTCAGTCGCGTTCTGCCGTTGTCGTTACCGTGGACGGGGCTTCTCTCGGCGATCAGTTTGATGTTTACATCGATAACCAACGACGGGGTTATGCACTGGGTGGCAAGCCATCCATTGTTCATCTCAGTCCGTTCAGAACTTATAAGGTTGGTATCAGGCCTGCGGGCAATAGCATTTTCTCTTTTGATGAAAAAGAATACGAAGTGACCCTGTACCCGGGTAATGTGATAGACCTTGAGTACACGGTTAACAGTGTCAGGGTATTGTACGGCAGAGTTAGAACAATTGATGGCGATTGGTTAGCTAACGCGAGCGTGCAAGGTGGCCTGGGGCTGGCAGTCAGTGATGAGTTTGGAATGTTTCAGGCTGAAGTGACAAACGACAGTGATAGTTTGATCTTTGTCAAAGGTGGTAAACAGTGTCTGGTAGAACTGGATATTGAAGAGTCTGAAGATGACTTTATTAACCTTGGGCAGGTTGTTTGTCGTTATTCAGACGTTCATAATCAGGTGAACGCATCAAATAACAAATTATCAGGATGA
- a CDS encoding BrnT family toxin, which translates to MTNFDKHGIDFDEAQSLWEDESKIVFPASVTGEQRFLMVAKHKCKHWTAVYTLRGDNIRIISVRRSRAKEISCYEN; encoded by the coding sequence ATGACTAATTTTGACAAACATGGAATAGACTTCGATGAAGCCCAAAGCTTATGGGAGGATGAATCTAAAATTGTCTTTCCAGCAAGTGTCACGGGAGAGCAACGATTCCTGATGGTCGCAAAGCATAAGTGTAAGCACTGGACAGCTGTATACACCCTACGAGGTGATAATATAAGAATTATTTCTGTACGCCGCTCCAGAGCAAAGGAGATTTCTTGCTATGAAAACTGA
- the brnA gene encoding type II toxin-antitoxin system BrnA family antitoxin, whose protein sequence is MKTEDFDKAFDEGNDIIDDVVQWDKGHRPDLDTKRVNIDFPIWMINALDKEAARLGVARQAIVKTWMAEKLDQTRR, encoded by the coding sequence ATGAAAACTGAAGACTTCGATAAAGCCTTTGATGAAGGCAATGACATAATTGACGATGTTGTTCAATGGGACAAAGGGCACCGACCTGATCTGGATACAAAAAGAGTTAATATTGACTTCCCAATCTGGATGATTAACGCACTTGATAAAGAGGCAGCCAGACTCGGAGTTGCAAGACAAGCCATTGTAAAAACATGGATGGCTGAAAAGCTCGATCAAACTCGTCGATGA
- the rplQ gene encoding 50S ribosomal protein L17: protein MRHRKSGRKLNRNSSHRKAMFRNMTSSLVEHEVIKTTLPKAKELRRVAEPLITLSKEDSVANRRLAFDRLRNKATVGKLFSELGPRFKERPGGYIRILKCGFRKGDNAPMAIVELLDRPVPAEAVEAED from the coding sequence ATGCGTCATCGTAAGAGTGGCCGCAAGCTCAACCGGAACAGCTCTCATCGTAAGGCTATGTTCCGTAACATGACCAGTTCTCTGGTTGAGCATGAAGTAATCAAGACAACACTGCCAAAAGCTAAAGAGCTGCGTCGTGTTGCTGAGCCCCTGATCACCCTGTCTAAAGAAGACAGCGTGGCTAACCGTCGCCTGGCGTTTGATCGTCTCCGCAATAAGGCTACTGTTGGCAAGCTGTTCTCTGAACTGGGTCCACGCTTCAAAGAGCGTCCAGGTGGCTACATCCGCATTCTGAAGTGCGGTTTCCGTAAGGGCGACAACGCTCCTATGGCTATCGTTGAGCTGCTGGATCGTCCAGTACCTGCTGAAGCGGTAGAAGCTGAAGATTAA
- a CDS encoding DNA-directed RNA polymerase subunit alpha — MQNSVTEFLTPRHIDVEEISLTRAKVTLEPLERGFGHTLGNALRRILLSSMPGCAVTEVEIDGVQHEYSAIEGVQEDVIEILLNLKGLAIRMNGRDEATLTLNKKGAGVVTAADIQLDHDVEIVNPDHVIAHMNDKGDLNMKLKVARGRGYESGESRRHDEEETRAIGRLQLDATYSPVYRVSYVVESARVEQRTDLDKLVIDLETDGTLDPDEAIRRAATILQQQLAVFVDLEGEAEPEPVKEEDDVDPILLRPVDDLELTVRSANCLKAENIYYIGDLIQRTEVELLKTPNLGKKSLTEIKDVLASRGLSLGMRLDNWPPASLKNDDKISA, encoded by the coding sequence ATGCAGAATTCGGTTACTGAATTTCTAACTCCTCGACACATTGACGTTGAGGAAATCAGCCTGACACGCGCCAAGGTTACCCTTGAGCCGCTGGAGCGGGGCTTCGGTCATACTCTGGGTAACGCGCTGCGTCGCATTCTTCTCTCTTCCATGCCCGGCTGTGCCGTAACGGAAGTAGAGATCGACGGTGTTCAGCACGAATACAGCGCGATTGAAGGTGTGCAGGAGGACGTAATTGAAATCCTGCTAAACCTGAAAGGTCTGGCTATTCGTATGAATGGCCGTGATGAAGCAACCCTGACCCTGAACAAAAAGGGCGCAGGTGTTGTGACCGCCGCCGATATTCAGTTGGATCACGATGTTGAAATCGTGAATCCTGATCACGTTATCGCTCATATGAACGATAAAGGTGACCTGAATATGAAACTGAAGGTAGCTCGTGGTCGTGGTTATGAGTCCGGTGAAAGCCGCCGTCATGACGAAGAAGAAACCCGCGCTATTGGCCGCCTTCAGCTGGATGCCACCTACAGCCCTGTATACCGCGTATCCTATGTCGTTGAAAGTGCCCGTGTTGAACAGCGTACTGACCTCGACAAGCTGGTAATCGACCTGGAAACAGACGGCACACTGGATCCGGATGAAGCGATTCGTCGAGCTGCTACTATTCTGCAGCAGCAATTGGCGGTATTCGTGGATCTGGAAGGTGAAGCCGAGCCTGAGCCAGTGAAGGAAGAGGATGATGTAGATCCTATCCTGCTGCGCCCGGTTGATGATCTGGAACTGACTGTACGTAGTGCAAACTGCCTGAAAGCAGAAAACATCTACTACATTGGTGACCTGATTCAGCGTACTGAAGTCGAACTGCTGAAGACCCCGAACCTGGGTAAGAAGTCTCTGACTGAGATCAAAGACGTTCTTGCTTCCCGTGGTCTGAGCCTGGGTATGCGTCTGGATAACTGGCCACCGGCTAGTTTGAAAAACGACGACAAGATTTCTGCTTAA
- the rpsD gene encoding 30S ribosomal protein S4, with protein MARYIGPKCKLSRREGTDLFLKSGVRALESKCKAEIAPGQHGQRRGRLSDYGVQLREKQKVRRIYGVLEKQFRNYYKDADRLKGATGSNLLQLLESRLDNVVYRMGFGSTRAEARQLVSHKAILVNGKTVNIPSYKVVPGDVIAIREKAQNQLRINAALELAAQRGFSTWVEVDAKKKEGTFKVLPERSDLAADINENLIVELYSK; from the coding sequence ATGGCTAGATATATTGGTCCAAAGTGCAAACTGTCTCGTCGCGAAGGCACCGACCTCTTCCTGAAGAGCGGTGTTCGTGCACTCGAGTCAAAGTGCAAAGCAGAAATTGCTCCTGGCCAGCACGGCCAGCGTCGTGGTCGTCTGTCCGACTACGGTGTACAGCTGCGTGAAAAGCAGAAAGTTCGTCGAATCTACGGCGTTCTGGAAAAGCAGTTCCGTAACTACTACAAAGATGCAGACCGTCTGAAGGGTGCTACTGGTTCAAACCTGTTGCAACTTCTGGAGTCTCGCCTTGATAATGTAGTTTACCGCATGGGATTTGGTTCCACCCGTGCTGAAGCACGTCAGCTGGTAAGCCACAAAGCGATTCTGGTTAACGGCAAGACTGTGAACATTCCTTCTTACAAGGTTGTTCCAGGCGACGTTATCGCTATTCGCGAAAAGGCCCAGAACCAGCTGCGTATTAATGCAGCACTCGAATTGGCAGCTCAGCGCGGGTTCTCTACCTGGGTTGAAGTGGACGCCAAGAAGAAGGAAGGTACCTTCAAGGTGCTGCCCGAGCGGAGTGATCTCGCAGCGGACATCAACGAGAACTTGATCGTCGAGCTGTACTCCAAGTAA
- the rpsK gene encoding 30S ribosomal protein S11 has protein sequence MAKPGTRSRKKVKKTVVDGIAHIHASFNNTIVTITDRQGNALAWATSGGSGFRGSRKSTPFAAQVAAERAGRAAAEYGLKNLDVCVKGPGPGRESAVRALNACGYKITNITDVTPIPHNGCRPPKKRRV, from the coding sequence ATGGCAAAGCCAGGTACTCGCTCACGTAAAAAAGTTAAAAAGACGGTTGTAGATGGCATCGCCCATATTCACGCCTCTTTTAACAACACTATCGTGACAATTACCGACCGCCAGGGTAACGCGCTGGCATGGGCAACTTCCGGTGGCTCTGGCTTCCGTGGTTCCCGTAAGAGCACGCCGTTCGCTGCACAGGTTGCTGCTGAACGTGCTGGTCGCGCGGCCGCTGAATACGGTCTGAAGAATCTGGATGTATGCGTGAAAGGACCTGGTCCTGGCCGCGAATCCGCTGTACGCGCTCTGAACGCTTGTGGCTACAAGATCACTAACATCACCGATGTTACCCCGATCCCACATAACGGTTGCCGCCCGCCTAAGAAGCGTCGAGTATAA
- the rpsM gene encoding 30S ribosomal protein S13: MARIAGVNIPDNKHAVISLTYIFGIGKPTAAQLCEATGVKPDAKIADLSEEQLEALRGEVAKLDTEGDLRREISMNIKRLMDLGCYRGIRHRRSLPVRGQRSKTNARTRKGPRKPIRK; encoded by the coding sequence ATGGCCCGTATTGCTGGCGTCAACATCCCGGATAACAAACATGCTGTTATCTCGTTGACCTACATATTCGGCATTGGTAAGCCAACAGCTGCACAGCTGTGTGAAGCTACTGGCGTTAAGCCAGATGCCAAGATCGCTGACCTGAGCGAAGAGCAACTGGAAGCCCTGCGTGGTGAAGTTGCCAAGCTGGACACCGAAGGTGACCTGCGTCGTGAAATCAGCATGAACATTAAGCGCCTGATGGATCTGGGTTGCTACCGTGGTATCCGCCACCGTCGCAGTCTGCCAGTTCGTGGTCAGCGCTCCAAGACGAATGCTCGCACCCGTAAGGGCCCGCGCAAGCCAATTCGTAAGTAA